A stretch of DNA from Planococcus antarcticus DSM 14505:
CTGCCCTACTCCTGTTTTCACCAGGAATGAACCGAATAACAAGAAGGTGAAAATGAAAGTTGCCGATACGCCGATCGGAGTTCCCAGTATTCCGTCAGTAGTGTAGAACATCAGTTGGACAATTGAGTCCAAATCCTGTCCCCTGTGACGTAAAAACCCAGGGAAATAGGGTCCGAAAAAGGCGTATGTCAAAAACAAACTGGCAATGATTGTAATCGGCATACCTACTGCCCGACGCGTCGCTTCAAGCGTCAGCAGGATTGCTAAAATTCCGACGATCAAGTCCAATTCGGTAACCCGTCCAAGACGGAATACCAAATCTTCATACATAATTGGCCAATAGGCGGCTACACCAATTGACAGCAGCGCCAGTATGTAATCATACCAGGCAACTTTATGGCGAACGCCTTTGCGCTTTCTGGCAGGGAATAATAGAAAAATTAAGGACAAAGCAAACCCTAGGTGAATCGACCGCTGAATATAGGCGGTATACTGTCCGAAAATAGCGGTATATAGCTGGAATAGAGAAAATGCCAATAACCCGAAAAAGACCACATGTTTAATCATGCCACTCAAATCGCGCGTGTTGGACTCAGGATCGTATTTCTGTAAAACCTCCTTTTGCTTTTCTTTTGAGATGTAAGATTCATCCTCAGGCGGAAGTTTTTGCTTTTCGCGTTCTTCTGGAGGCAACTTATCACTCATCAATTCTCACTCCTTCTCTTAGTTGCAATAGGGATAGGCGCTCTACTCGAAAAGTATACGACTTACCTCTTTCAAGCGTTCTTTTTAAATCCAGCTGATACCCTTTAGTAATAAATGACAAATTCGCATCAACATCTCCTACAAACAGCCGGAACTCTGGAAGTTTCCTTGTCATATTTTTGATAAAGTATTTCCCGTCCTTTTCGACAAAGGTCTCTCCTTCTCCTGCATTTGAGGGCATGCCGATGTTAAAATCTTCATACTCTAGCTCTGTCATCATCAAATCATCATTGTCTACTACTTTATAGCTCTCGATAACTTCGGACAGATGGATTGAATGCGTATAATTTAGTTGAAAATATGGGCTTTCCAACGGCACATAAGCCGCAATGTCTTCAGTCTCATTATCGATAAACACATAATACTTCTGGAAAGGGGTGAATGCGATCAAGGAGCCGATTAAGATGAGGGCAATGATTAACAGAAGAAATACTTGTATCCGGGTAAACCGCATAGTCCATTCTCCTCCATCTGCAAAACAAATAACTGACGGCAGAGCTTGCGCTTTACCGTCAGTCAATCGCTCATTCAATTAATTTACTTCGTCGAAATATTTTTGCGCTCCCGGGTGAATATCGATGCCGATTCCATCAAGAGCTGTTTCTGCTTTGATGAATTCAGCTTTTGCATGCTGGATCTGATCTGTGTTTTCGTAAATTGCCTTCGTGATGTCGTAGACAAGATCTTCTGAAAGATCGTTCTGAACCACTAGCATAGCCAAAACAGAGACAGTTGGAACTTCCTCAGTCAATCCATAAATGCCTGACGGTACTACATCATTAGCATAGTATGGATATTTTTCGATCAGTTCGTCGGCCTTGTCCTGCTCTACAGGTACAATTACAACGTCTGATGTCGCTCCAAGGCTTTCAACTGCGCCTGTCGGAGTACCGGCAGTAATGAATGCCGCATCAATTTGACCTGACTGCAGGCTTTCCTGTGACTCACCAAAGTCAAGATTCTGAGCATTGACATCATCCATTGTCATACCGTGGATTTCCAATAATTGTTCAGCATTAATATAAGTCCCAGATCCAGGTGCACCAACAGAGACGCTTTTGCCTGCTAAATCATCAAATGAGGCAATTCCGGAATTTGCAGTGGTAACCAATTGAATTGTTTCTGGATAAAGTGCACCGATAGCAGAGACATTATCGATTACTTCACCATCAAACATATTCGATCCTTCAGCAGCATAAAATGCTGTATCGGTCTGAACAAAAGCGATTTGTGCAGCTCCATCAGCAAGTGCCGTCATGTTCGCAGCAGAAGCCTGAGAAACTTCAGCAGTTGTATCCAAGCCTGTTTCGTTTTCAACGATTACTGCCATTGCACCACCAAGTGGATAATACGTTCCTGTCGTTCCGCCCGTCAAGATGCTAAGGAATTCAGGATCAGATGCTCCGCCGCCTTCGCCTTCTGTTTCTGCGTCATCTCCGCAACCTGCCAAAAATACAGATCCTGCAAGAGTTGCTGCAACAAACAAGCCAAATTTCTTTTTCGACATAAAGTGACCTCCCTTTCCGATAATAGTTTTCTATGTTTCAACTTCATAATAGCATGCCTTTCTTACTAGTTTCAATGCATTTCAAAAAATACAACCGCTTACAGCGGGAACATTTAGAAAACTTCTTATGTTTCAGTACCTTCTACGTATATTTCAGGCGTTGTATCTTCTGGAGCTAAGTCTTCAAAGGTTTTTCCCTGCTCTTCAAGGTCACGAGTCCGGTGGGCAATACGAGCTGATGCACATGCAGCCACACTTGCTACCAAGTCATCCAGAAAGGTGTGGACTTGGCCGCCGTATTTCGTATCAAGCTTATGGATGATTCCCGTTTTGTTTTTGTCCAGATGCCCGAATGTCGTTACAGCAATACTGCCATAAGTCAATACCGCACCCAGTCCGATCATTTCATCAACGCCAAAGAGCCCTTCATCCGAGCCAACGATCTGCTGAAGCGGGCGTGATAGTTTTCCTTGCTCTGCCAGTTCATCCAATTCGATTCCCACCAGCAGCGCGTGCTGTATTTCGCGTTTACGCAAAACACTTTCAACCGATTCCATGCAGTGCTCCATCTTAAGTCCTTCATTAAAAGGCAGTTGCATATCCAAAACAATTTTGGCTATGTCTTCATTCGTGACTCCTCTGCGCTCTAGTGCTCCATGTGTCGCTTTTGTCACGTCATCTGAGTGAACTCGGAACTTTCCACCATCCATTTCCAAAACCCCTTTCGCCTTAATAAGTTGGTGTTCTTTCCCATTATACCTTGGACATTCAATATGGTACAATTTTCTTACAGAACCTTAGAGGAGGCATATAAATGACTACTGGAAAGGTAGAAGATTTATCCATCTACAGCAAGGAACTCCAAGAAGACATGCAATTGCTCGTCTATCTTCCTTCCAATTTCACGCCATTATATAAATACACGCTGGTCATCGCTTCTGATGGCAAAGACTATTTTCAATTGGGCAGAATTCCGCGTGTTGTGGACGAATTATTGGAAAATCAAGACATCGAAAATATTATTGTAGTCGGCGTTCCCTACAAGAGCGTCGCAGATCGAAACAAAAAATACGAACCTACCGGTGAACAGCACGGCGCCTATCTGCGCTTCTTGGCACACGAACTGGTACCGTTCCTCGATGAAAAATATCCAACTTATCAAGTTGGCATGGGGCGCGCGTTAATCGGAGATTCATTGGCAGCGACGGCGTCATTGATGGCTGCTTTAAAATACCCAAATATTTTTGGCCGTGTCATCCTGCAATCGCCAAAGGTCGGG
This window harbors:
- a CDS encoding DUF1850 domain-containing protein, with the translated sequence MRFTRIQVFLLLIIALILIGSLIAFTPFQKYYVFIDNETEDIAAYVPLESPYFQLNYTHSIHLSEVIESYKVVDNDDLMMTELEYEDFNIGMPSNAGEGETFVEKDGKYFIKNMTRKLPEFRLFVGDVDANLSFITKGYQLDLKRTLERGKSYTFRVERLSLLQLREGVRIDE
- a CDS encoding TAXI family TRAP transporter solute-binding subunit, with amino-acid sequence MSKKKFGLFVAATLAGSVFLAGCGDDAETEGEGGGASDPEFLSILTGGTTGTYYPLGGAMAVIVENETGLDTTAEVSQASAANMTALADGAAQIAFVQTDTAFYAAEGSNMFDGEVIDNVSAIGALYPETIQLVTTANSGIASFDDLAGKSVSVGAPGSGTYINAEQLLEIHGMTMDDVNAQNLDFGESQESLQSGQIDAAFITAGTPTGAVESLGATSDVVIVPVEQDKADELIEKYPYYANDVVPSGIYGLTEEVPTVSVLAMLVVQNDLSEDLVYDITKAIYENTDQIQHAKAEFIKAETALDGIGIDIHPGAQKYFDEVN
- a CDS encoding phosphatidylglycerophosphatase A family protein, which translates into the protein MDGGKFRVHSDDVTKATHGALERRGVTNEDIAKIVLDMQLPFNEGLKMEHCMESVESVLRKREIQHALLVGIELDELAEQGKLSRPLQQIVGSDEGLFGVDEMIGLGAVLTYGSIAVTTFGHLDKNKTGIIHKLDTKYGGQVHTFLDDLVASVAACASARIAHRTRDLEEQGKTFEDLAPEDTTPEIYVEGTET
- a CDS encoding alpha/beta hydrolase — translated: MTTGKVEDLSIYSKELQEDMQLLVYLPSNFTPLYKYTLVIASDGKDYFQLGRIPRVVDELLENQDIENIIVVGVPYKSVADRNKKYEPTGEQHGAYLRFLAHELVPFLDEKYPTYQVGMGRALIGDSLAATASLMAALKYPNIFGRVILQSPKVGEEMLTAVEAFQSANSFTVYHVIGKEETAVKLGNGETEDFVEPNRKLNNLMKNKGFSIFYEEFEGDHTWKHWQPDLRRALIQNFGM